In bacterium, a single window of DNA contains:
- the ruvB gene encoding Holliday junction branch migration DNA helicase RuvB: MEDRIITPTPTPEDKSIEPRLRPHRLAEFIGQESLKENLSIFIKAAKGRGEGLDHTLFYGPPGLGKTSLAYIIGREMGVGIKAISAPILERAGDLAAILTNLGKGDVLFLDEIHRLNRTVEEVLYQAMEDFRLDIIIGKGPTARTIKIELPPFTLVGATTRAGMLTSPLRDRFGIVDRLGFYNQEEMKQIVKRSAGILDCPLEEGGADEIASRSRGTPRIANRLLRRIRDYAQVMGKGVITASIADNSLQKMGIDRLGLDGMDRRLLEVIIDKFNGGPVGIKTLEVALSESDETIEDVYEPYLVQIGFLNRTSRGRCVTPLAYKHLQKSE; encoded by the coding sequence ATGGAAGACCGAATTATCACGCCTACACCCACCCCGGAGGATAAAAGTATTGAACCCAGGCTCAGGCCCCATCGGTTGGCTGAGTTTATTGGCCAGGAGAGCCTGAAGGAAAACCTGTCTATCTTTATTAAGGCGGCCAAAGGAAGGGGAGAGGGGTTAGATCATACCCTCTTTTATGGTCCACCCGGCCTCGGAAAGACCAGTCTGGCTTATATAATAGGGAGAGAGATGGGGGTGGGGATCAAGGCTATATCTGCGCCTATTCTGGAGCGGGCCGGTGATCTGGCGGCTATATTGACTAATCTGGGCAAGGGAGATGTCCTCTTTCTTGACGAAATACATCGTCTGAATCGGACGGTAGAAGAGGTCCTCTATCAGGCGATGGAAGACTTTCGGTTGGACATTATTATTGGCAAAGGTCCCACGGCCAGAACCATCAAGATAGAGCTGCCTCCTTTTACCCTGGTGGGAGCTACCACCAGAGCCGGCATGCTTACTTCACCCCTCCGGGATCGCTTTGGAATCGTGGATCGGCTGGGATTTTATAATCAAGAAGAGATGAAACAAATCGTCAAAAGATCGGCCGGAATTCTTGATTGTCCTCTGGAAGAAGGCGGGGCGGATGAAATCGCTTCTCGTTCCCGGGGCACCCCTCGTATTGCCAACCGTCTTCTAAGAAGGATCCGGGATTATGCCCAGGTAATGGGAAAGGGAGTAATCACGGCTTCAATAGCAGATAATTCCTTACAAAAAATGGGGATAGATAGACTGGGACTCGATGGTATGGACCGGCGGCTTCTGGAGGTAATTATTGATAAATTCAACGGCGGGCCGGTAGGGATAAAGACCCTGGAAGTAGCCCTGAGTGAAAGCGACGAAACCATCGAGGATGTCTATGAACCATATCTGGTTCAGATTGGATTTCTAAACCGCACCTCCCGGGGACGATGTGTCACCCCCTTAGCCTATAAACATCTTCAAAAGTCAGAGTAG
- the mqnE gene encoding aminofutalosine synthase MqnE, giving the protein MTETMNLAHNSLYPIEDPALLDIWLRVEAGQRLQEKDGLILFQTRDISGLGWMAGRIRSSFHGNTAYFVQNRQINPSNICTLRCRFCRFSKDAGDPGAYDLEIEEILQQLSPDLTEVHVVGSLNPNRGWEYYLKLIGSIHQRLPKAGIKAWTAVEIDYFSRKFGISVEELLKQFQEAGLTMLAGGGAEVFAKRVRNILCPQKIEADRWLEIHRIAHRMGIRSNATLLYGHVETLEERVEHLLRLRALQDETGGFTAFIPLAFQPADLGIISRRVSPIEDLKTIAVSRLLLDNVPHIKAYWVMLGEETAAMALHFGADDLDGTVGEEKIAHAALAPGPSGHSREELVNTILAAEMLPVERDGLYNILNISSPQRTFRVSETCHPPSVIVGKINYLNAVPFYLYLADPGFYSLPLSPRQMGELAREGIVEAGPFSLVDYFSLESEFQLMDFCIGAKDQARSVILFSERPIKELEGAKIGITTETTTSVQLLELLLKKRYGLQFQWERLSEGGINDWPHQKGQPLKLDDRPAGAPKSKPETRQPASGCPELETYYEAVLLIGDKALRKAKYGRRKTKGGFIYHYDLGRLWREWTGLPFVFAIWAARESLPETIRSELQFRLEQSLKVVEGHLGQAILGYRHRLGLEENEVVEYLKGFSYRLGDKEREAIRTFRSLYQEYSSA; this is encoded by the coding sequence ATGACCGAAACGATGAACCTCGCCCATAATTCTCTCTATCCCATTGAAGATCCGGCCCTGTTAGATATTTGGCTCAGGGTGGAAGCCGGGCAGCGCCTGCAAGAGAAAGACGGCTTAATTCTTTTTCAGACCCGGGATATTTCTGGCCTGGGTTGGATGGCCGGCCGGATTAGATCCTCCTTTCATGGGAATACGGCTTATTTTGTCCAAAACCGCCAAATCAATCCCTCCAATATATGCACCTTGAGATGCCGGTTTTGCCGGTTTTCAAAGGATGCCGGTGACCCTGGGGCCTATGACCTTGAGATTGAGGAAATCCTTCAGCAACTATCCCCCGATTTGACTGAAGTTCATGTGGTGGGCAGCCTCAATCCAAATCGAGGCTGGGAATACTACCTGAAATTAATCGGCTCCATCCATCAACGGCTTCCCAAAGCGGGGATCAAGGCCTGGACCGCCGTGGAGATCGACTACTTCTCCCGTAAATTTGGGATATCGGTGGAAGAGCTCTTGAAACAGTTTCAAGAAGCGGGTTTGACTATGCTGGCCGGAGGCGGGGCCGAAGTTTTCGCCAAAAGGGTCAGAAATATCCTCTGTCCTCAAAAGATCGAGGCCGACCGGTGGCTGGAAATTCACCGAATTGCCCACCGAATGGGAATTAGATCCAACGCCACCCTCCTCTATGGTCATGTGGAGACGCTGGAAGAACGGGTGGAACACCTGCTTCGGTTAAGGGCCCTTCAGGACGAAACAGGTGGATTTACGGCTTTCATCCCCCTGGCTTTCCAACCCGCTGATTTAGGGATTATCTCCCGTCGGGTCTCGCCTATTGAGGACCTGAAGACCATCGCTGTTTCCCGGCTTCTCCTGGATAATGTGCCCCACATAAAGGCCTATTGGGTTATGCTGGGAGAAGAGACGGCGGCTATGGCCTTGCATTTTGGGGCAGATGATCTGGATGGGACCGTTGGGGAAGAGAAGATCGCCCATGCGGCCTTAGCTCCAGGCCCTTCTGGACATTCAAGGGAAGAATTGGTGAATACTATTTTAGCCGCTGAAATGCTTCCTGTGGAACGTGACGGTCTCTATAACATTCTGAACATCTCATCCCCTCAGAGAACCTTCAGAGTCTCAGAAACTTGCCATCCGCCTTCCGTAATAGTAGGTAAGATCAATTACCTCAATGCGGTACCGTTCTATCTTTATTTGGCCGACCCTGGCTTTTATTCCCTTCCCCTCTCACCCCGTCAAATGGGTGAGTTGGCCAGAGAAGGAATAGTGGAGGCAGGACCGTTCTCGTTGGTGGATTATTTTTCCCTGGAAAGTGAATTTCAGTTGATGGATTTTTGCATTGGGGCGAAAGACCAGGCCCGCAGTGTTATCCTTTTCTCTGAAAGACCCATAAAGGAACTGGAGGGAGCCAAGATCGGAATTACTACCGAGACAACCACTTCCGTGCAGCTTCTGGAACTTTTGTTGAAAAAACGCTACGGCCTTCAATTTCAATGGGAACGTCTCTCGGAAGGCGGAATTAATGATTGGCCACATCAAAAGGGGCAACCATTGAAACTTGACGACCGGCCAGCGGGTGCCCCCAAGTCGAAACCCGAAACTCGACAACCCGCCAGCGGCTGCCCCGAACTCGAGACTTATTATGAGGCCGTGCTTCTCATTGGAGATAAGGCGCTACGGAAGGCGAAATACGGAAGGCGGAAGACGAAAGGCGGATTTATTTACCATTATGACCTGGGAAGGTTATGGCGTGAATGGACAGGGCTTCCCTTTGTTTTTGCGATATGGGCGGCCAGAGAATCTTTGCCTGAAACTATCAGGTCAGAGCTTCAGTTCCGGTTAGAGCAGTCCCTGAAGGTGGTAGAAGGCCATTTAGGACAGGCTATTTTAGGTTACAGGCACCGTCTTGGTCTGGAAGAAAATGAGGTGGTAGAATACCTGAAGGGGTTTTCTTACCGGTTAGGCGATAAAGAAAGAGAGGCCATAAGGACCTTTCGCTCTTTATACCAGGAGTACAGCTCGGCGTAA